From a single Calothrix sp. NIES-2098 genomic region:
- a CDS encoding DOPA-dioxygenase-like protein yields MKENSIITGFHAHVYYDTETRDIAARIRDGLGARFEVRLGRWHDQPIGPHPKSMYQVAFSPNQFTQVVPWLMLNREGLDILVHPETGDDVTDHTAHALWLGEKLELNIAFLQRIKPNAS; encoded by the coding sequence ATGAAAGAAAATAGCATCATCACTGGTTTTCATGCTCATGTCTACTACGATACAGAAACTCGTGACATTGCTGCCCGTATCCGAGATGGATTAGGAGCTAGATTTGAAGTACGGTTGGGACGCTGGCACGATCAGCCTATTGGCCCCCATCCCAAATCGATGTATCAAGTTGCATTCTCACCAAACCAATTTACGCAAGTCGTCCCCTGGTTAATGCTCAACCGTGAAGGGTTGGATATTCTCGTCCACCCGGAAACAGGCGATGATGTCACAGATCATACAGCCCATGCCTTGTGGCTAGGGGAGAAACTAGAACTGAATATTGCTTTTCTACAACGAATCAAACCCAACGCCTCTTAA
- a CDS encoding putative MerR-family transcriptional regulator — MPIYNSIGQQYSKTRIPDIRIVNQLIDLLNLPQGSTIADIGAGTGGYSLALANQGFFVRAVEPSLVMQKQAVEHPQVKWFTGYAENLPLPDKSVDAVISILAIHHFTHLEKAFHEMYRVIRDGTIVLLTFDIRFAQKIWLYDYFPFLWEDALRFLPLHEQINLIQTNTQRRVEAIPLLLPHDLSDLFAAAAWRKPELYLQPEVRAGISSFALANQDLVAQGLQLLAADLSSGEWIKKYGDIRNLAEIDLGYRFICARLDS, encoded by the coding sequence ATGCCTATTTATAATTCCATTGGTCAACAATATTCAAAAACTCGCATCCCTGATATCCGCATTGTTAATCAACTAATTGACTTACTCAATTTACCTCAAGGTAGCACTATCGCTGATATTGGTGCTGGTACAGGCGGTTACAGCCTAGCTTTAGCTAACCAAGGATTTTTTGTTCGTGCTGTTGAACCTTCTTTAGTGATGCAAAAACAAGCAGTAGAACATCCACAAGTGAAGTGGTTCACTGGCTATGCAGAAAATTTACCTCTACCAGATAAGTCTGTTGATGCTGTTATCAGTATCCTGGCAATTCATCACTTTACTCATCTCGAAAAAGCTTTTCATGAAATGTACAGAGTTATTAGAGATGGGACAATAGTTTTACTAACTTTTGATATTAGGTTTGCTCAGAAGATATGGCTTTATGATTATTTTCCCTTTTTGTGGGAAGATGCTTTGCGATTTTTACCACTTCACGAACAGATTAATTTAATTCAGACTAATACTCAAAGGCGTGTTGAAGCTATACCCCTTTTATTACCACATGATTTATCTGATTTATTCGCAGCAGCAGCCTGGAGAAAACCAGAGTTATATCTGCAACCAGAAGTACGTGCTGGAATCTCATCTTTTGCATTAGCAAATCAAGATTTAGTAGCACAAGGATTACAGTTATTGGCAGCAGATTTAAGTAGTGGAGAATGGATAAAAAAGTATGGAGATATTCGCAATTTGGCAGAAATTGATTTAGGCTATCGTTTTATCTGCGCAAGACTGGATAGTTAA